In the Chaetodon trifascialis isolate fChaTrf1 chromosome 15, fChaTrf1.hap1, whole genome shotgun sequence genome, GGAGGTCTTCAACTCCCACCTctgggagagcttcaaccagatccaagggaggttggagacatcgAGTCCGACTGGACCATGTTCTcgacttccattgttgatgcagccatccgtagctgtggccgtaaagtcgtCGGTGCCTGacgtggcggcaacccccgaaccccggtggtggacaccggaagtaagggatgccgtcaagctgaagaaggagtcctatcgggcctggttggctcatgggactctTGAGGCAACTGACGGGTACTGGCAGGCCAAGcatgcggcagctcgggcgaTTGTTGAAGCAAAAAATCAGATCAgggaggaggactaccggtcagCCTCgaagaaattctggcaaaccgttcagcgcctcaggaaggggacGCAGccttctgtcaacactgtttccaGTGGAGGTGGGGTGCTGttgggcggtggaaggaatactaCGAGGATCTCCTCAACCcaactgtcatgtcttctgtagaggaagctgAGACTGGGGACTCTGAGGCCAATTATTCCATCActggggctgaagtcactgaggtagtcTGCAAGCTCTGTGGTGGCAAAGCAccaggggtggatgagatccgccctgagtactttaagtctctggatgttgtagggctgtcttggttgacacgcctctgcaacatcacGTGGCAGTCCAGGCAGTACAATGCCTCcacaaccggagcaggagcttggttcGCATTGCCGacagtaagtcggacctgttcctggggcatgttggactccggcagggctgccctttgtcaccggttatgttcattatttttatggacagaatttcaaggcgcagccaggggccagaGGGGGTTCAggggagtcagctgaggtggctcgggcatctttatcagatgccccctggacgcctccctagggaaGTGTTCCAGGCATGCGCCAATGGGAGGAGGCCCGGGGGATACACAGCACATGCTGGATTGACTATTTCGCTaggctggcctgggaacgcttCGGGATCACCCTGGAAGAGGTAGAGGAAGTGTCCGgagagagggaagtttgggcgtccctgctcagactgctgcccccgcgacccagccccggatgaagcgggagaagatggatggatggatggatggatggatggatggatggatggatggatggatggatggatggatggacaggtgttgatggtcagactctgacacaatctgaaCCCGTCgttaaaaggcctggagaatctcacagattgacctgtacagcttctggattcacattcagcagctaccATATGGCCTGGATCAGACAGGTCCCTGGAATAGGCCTGGAGTGgatctctgctgtcagtggcagtgacagcagcactgactattctgagtcagtgaaaggccggtttaccatctccagagacaacagcagacagcaggtgtatctgcagatgaacagtctgaagactgaagattctgctgaAATCGTTGTCCAGACATGAACAAAAGTTATACTACATGTACATATTTCAGCCTTCTGCTGTCTGCAAGAATCAGCAGATGGAAGTTGTTGGAagaggctggaggtggaggtttCACCTGCAGTTATCTGCCGAAATCGGCAGGCACATGTCAGTCCCGCAGGATGTTGAGAGAACCTACGGGTGGAAGTTCAATACCAATCATGTtctctgtagctgctgctgctgctgctgctgctgctgctgctgctgctgctgctgctgctgctgctggatcctGTGAGTCTCACTGAGGCAGAGACACTGACAGTCTGATCACAGCACACCCactgttcactgacactgaTTCAGTATTCAatgtgttttcctccacaggTATGAACTGTGAAGAGTTgacacagccagcctctgtgactgtgcagccaggtcaacgtctgaccatcacctgtcaggtctcttATTCTCCTAGTGACTACTCCACAGCTTggatcagacagcctgcagggaaaggactggagtggattgGGCAAGCATCTTTTGGATACACCACATCCTTCAAAGATTCACTGACGAACAAGTTCAGTATTGACTCAGTCTCCTCCAGCAACACAGTGACTCTAAATGGACAAAATGTACAGcctgaagacactgctgtgtattactgtgccGGAGAGTCACGATAACACAAACCACCAGGAGACCTGAACAAAAACCCATTTGGTCATGACCACCTAGCAAGCAAATTTGCAAACAAATTTTCATACCGGGACAATTGCAGTACAAAATGTTGTGAAACTGCAGAATGTCACGATAATTCAGTTGCGGttatgtttaatgttgtttgttGGATGATGCGCTGTTGAAGATGGTCTGACTtatgagcacattgtgagaagATATGTTTCCTATTATACTGTAGTTCAGTAATAGCCATTTATTGCAAAGTGTATAAACATTGTCAAAGTCATCACATGATACAGACTGTAGTAAAAGTGAAGCACAACCTTCTCAAATAATGTGTTTGTCAACCTGTTGCACAAATTATACTGAAGCATGTTAGAGGGAccacctctacttatctgactgcagagaggaggacagagaacagtggacacacagtttaacatgatggactataggacaggactgctgcttttaactctctgctgggcaggtgaagatctacactgatctgaatctaatataacttttatttgtgtcatcagcttatttcacttgatgtttttattccacttgacaggtgttgatggtcagactctaacacaatctgaagcagtggttaaaacgtctggagaatctcacagattgacctgtacagcctctggattcacattcagcagccaCTATATGCACTGGgtcagacaggctcctggaaaaggactggagtggatcGCTTTCAtaagcagtgacagcagcagcatcttctactctgagtcagtgaaaggccggtttaccatctccagagacgacagcagacagcagctgtatctgcagatgaacagtctgaagactgaagagtCTGCTGAAATCATTGTCCAGATATTAATAAAAGTTATACTACATGTACATATTTCAGCCATCTACTATCTGCAAGAATCAGCAGATGGAAGTTGTTGGAAGAGGCTGAAGGTGGAGGTTTTACCTGCAATTATCTGCCACAATCGGCAGGCACATGTCAGTCCCACAGGATGTTGAGAGAACCTACGGGTGGAAGTTCAATACCAATCATGTTCTCTgtagcgctgctgctgctgctgctgctgctgctgctgctgctgctgctgctgctgctgctgctgctgctggatcctGTGAGTTTCATTGAGGAAAAGACTGACAGTCTGATCACAGCACACCCACTGTTCACTGCTATGACACTGATTCaatatttaacatgttttcctccacaggtgtgaagtgtgtacagttgacacagccagcctctgtgactgtgcagccaggtcaacgtctgaccatcacctgtcaggtctcttATTCTGTTAGCAGCTACCACACAGCTTggatcagacagcctgcagggaaaggactggagtggattgGAAGCAAATATACCGGAGCTTCATTCTACAAAGATTCTCTGAAGAACAAGTTCAGTATTGACTTAGACTCCTCCAGCAACACAGTGACTCTGAACAGACAgaatgtgcagcctgaagacactgctgtgtattaGTGTGCCAGagatccacaataacacaaaacaaccagCAGACCTGAACAAAAGCCCCTCAGTACCTATCACTGCTACACTGACAATCCGCAAATGTACTTGTCCTTTAAATTGGACAATGTTAGCTGTTGGCAGTTTCACTTCGATTGAGAAATGATGATTCGTAATTTTCTGCAGTTGAACTCAGACAAGACAGAAGTCATAATCTTTGGTCATGACCACCGAGCAAGCAAACTTGCAATCAAGAGAAAATCTACACTCAGAAATCTAGACATCACATTCAATTTGCAACTGAGCTTCCAACCACATGTCATCAATCTCATACACATATCTCAAACACAAAACTCAAACTAAGCAGGTTTAAACAGATTTTCATGTCTGGACTATTGCCATGCAAGCTTTTGTGTCATGACAATTTAGTTGCGgttatgttttaatgtttttttgtttgatgaCGTGCTAATCTACTTTAAACACAAATTCAAACTAAGTAGGTTTCAAATTTAGAGTTGACTAAATCAAATTTCCTCCATTATTGTTTCTCAGGCCCAACAAAGGGGGTTTTCTTTGTCCTGATGTCCTGAAGATGGTCTGACTTATGAGCACAttgtgaaaaaatatttttctattataCTGTAGTTTAGTAATAGCCACTTATTGCAAAATGCAGAAACATTGTCAACCTGTGGCACGAATTATACTGAAACGTGTCAGAGGGACTCTTGGAGGAATGActgatgtacagtaaacattcattctgcagtttcatcaaacagtaactgagatccaagtcaaatccagttccacactgtgaggaggagtcaatgcaaaacgcacatgtcttccacctctacttatctgactgcagagaggaggacagagaacagtggacacacagtttaacatgatggactataggacaggactgctgcttttaactctctgctgggcaggtgaagatctacactgatctgaatctaatatagcttttatttgtgtcatcagcttatttcacttgatgtttttattcctcttgacaggtgttgatggtcagactctgacacaatctgaagcagtggttaaaacgtctggagaatctcacagattgacctgtacaggctctggattcacattcagTGACTACTATATGCACTGGatcagacaggctcctggaaaaggactggagtggatcGCTCACATAAGCGGTGGCAGTAGCAGCATCCACTACTCTGCgtcagtgaaaggccggtttaccatctccagagacaacagcagagagcagctgtatctgcagatgaacagtctgaagactgaagattctgctgaAATCATTGTCCAGATATTAATGAAAGATATACTACATGTACATATTTCTGCCACATTTATGTCTTTATTGTTTGACCTCTAAAGTCAGTCACAACACAGGAGTGTAAAATAATGTTGCGCTTCCTTTAATAAATACTAAATGAAAGTCAGTGTCAAGTTTTGTGAGATTTTTTCTGCTATGAATTTGTCTGCTATAAAGACTTGATATCATGCTGTCTGGATGAACTGCTCAACAGTTTAAAATCAATTGCAAATTAAAATGTTCATGAAAATTCCCTGCAACTTCTGAGGCAAGCTTTCTGCCTGAATCTgcctctgtgactgtgcagccaggtcaacgtctgaccatcacctgtcaggtctcttATTCTGTTAGCGACTACTACACAGGATggatcagacagcctgcaggaaaaggactggagtggattgGAATGGCAGCTGGATCCACCACATTATTCAAAGATTCACTGAAGAACAAGTTCAGTGTCAGCATAGACTCTTCTAGTAAGACAGTGACTCTAAATGGACAgaatgtgcagcctgaagacactgctgtgtattactgtgccAGAGAtccacaataacaaaaaaaacaccagcagacCTGAACAAAAACCCCTCAGTACCTATCACTGCTATACTGACAATGTGTGAATGCACTTGCCCGTTAAACTGGACAATGTTGGCAGTTTCACTTCGATTGAGAAATGATGATTTGTAattttctgcagctgaactcAGACAAGACAGAAGTCATCATCTTTGCTCATGACCACCAAGCAAGCAAACTTGCAACCAAGAGAAAATCTACACTCAGAAATCTAGACATCACATTCAATTTACAACTGAGCTTCTAACCACATGTCAACAATCTCATACACATATCTCAAACACAAAATTCAACCGACGCAGGTTTCAAATTTAGAGTTGCCTTAAACAAATTTAACTGGCTGGTATCGCAAGTCCTACATTATTGTTTCTCAAGGCCAACAAAAGGGTTTTTCTTTCCCCTGATGTCCTGACGATGGTCTGACTCATAAGCACTTtgtgagaaaatattttttcttttatactGTAGTTCAGTAATAGCCACTTTTTCAAAACGTATAAACATTGTCAAAGTCATCACATGATGCAGACTGTAGTAACAGTGAAGCACAACCTTCTTGAATATTGTGTTTGTCAAATCTGTTGCACAAATTATACTGAAACATGTCAGAGGGACTCTTGGAGGAATGActgatgtacagtaaacattcattctgcagtttcatcaaacagtaactgagatccaagtcaaatccagttcctctctgtgaggaggagtcaatgcaaaactcacatgtcttccacctctacttatctgactgcagagaggaggacagagaacagtggacacacagtttaacatgatggactataggacaggactgctgctcttaactctctgctgggcaggtgaagatctacactgatctgaatctaatatagcttttatttgtgtcatcagcttatttcacttgatgtttttattcctcttgacaggtgttgatggtcagactctgacgcaatctgaagcagtggttaaaacgtctggagaatctcacagattgacctgtacagcctctggattcacattcagTGGCTACGCTATGAACTGGatcagacaggctcctggaaaggactggagtggatcTCTGCTGTCAATAGTGGTGGTGGCAGCACCATCCGCTACTCTGATTCAGTGACaggccggtttaccatctccagagaagacagcagggagcagctgtatctgcagatgGACAGTCTGAGCGTCCAAGCTGAGCATTAATGTTACGCATAGAGTTATGTCAATGtgacagatgaggcagaggtgaagtgtggaGTGTCGGTGGGGTTCCGagccttgttgataaggctgactgacagcagacaggaaaaaactgttcttgtggtgtgaggttttggtcctgatggactgcagcctcctgccagagggaagtgtctcaaagagtttgtgtccagggtgggaggggtcagccacaatctttcctgcacgcctcagggtcctggaggcatacaggtcctgaagagatgggagattgtagtcaatcaccttctctgcagaccgaatgacacactgcagtctgcccttgtccttggcggtggcagcagcataccagatggtgatggaggaggagaggatggactcaatcatggctgtgtagaagtgcaccatcattgtctttggcagactgaatttcttcagctgccataggatgtacatcctctgctgtgctttcttgatgagggagctgatgttcggctcccacttcagatcctgggagatgatagttcccaggaagcagaaagactccacagtcCATCATTGTCCAGATATGACTAAAAGTTATActacatatacatatttcaGCCTTCTGTTGTCTGCAAGAATCAGCAGATGGAAGTTGTTGGAagaggctggaggtggaggtttCACCTGTGTTATCTGCCAGAATCCGCAGGCACATGTCAGTCCTGCAGGATGCTGAGAGAACCGAAAGGTGGAAGTTCAATACCAACCATGTTCTCTgtagcgctgctgctgctgctgctgctgctgctgctgctgctgctgctgctgctgctgctgctgctgctgctgctggatcctGTGAGTCTCACTCAGGCAGAGACACTGACAGTCTGATCACAGCACACCCactgttcactgacactgattcagtattcaacatgttttcctccacaggtgtgaagtgtgtacagttgacacagccagcctctgtgactgtgcagccaggtcaacgtctgaccatcacctgtcaggtctcttATTCTGTTGGCAGCCACTACACAGCTTggatcagacagcctgcagggaaaggactggagtggattgGACATGTAGCTGTTGGATACGACACATCCTTCAAAGATTCACTGAAGAACAAGTTCAGTATTGACTCAGACTCCTCCAGCAACACAGTGACTCTAAATGGACAgaatgtgcagcctgaagacactgctgtgtattaGTGTGCCAGAGATTCACAGTAACATAAACCATCAGCAGACGTGAATAAAAACCCCTCAGTACCTATCACTGCTACACTGACAATCCGCAAATGTACTTGTCCTTTAAACTGGACAATGTTGGCAGTTGGCAGTTTCACTACTATTGAGAAATAATGATTTGTAACTCTcgacaggtgttgatggtcagactctgacagaatctgaagcagtggttaaaaggcctggagaatctcacagattgacctgtacagcctctggattcacACTCAGCAGCTACTGGATGAGCTGGgtcagacaggctcctggaaaaggactggagtgggtTGCTGCTATCAGtgatggtggtggcagcagcatcctctactctgagtcagtgaaaggccggtttaccatctccagagacgacagcagacagcagctgtatctgcagatgaacagtctgaagactgaagattctgctgaAATCATTGTCCAGATATGAATAAAAGATACACCACATGTATTTCAGCcacgtctctctgtgtctctctctctctctctctctctctctctctctctctctctctctctgactgcatttctgtctgtctgtctgtctgtctgtctgtctgtctgtctgtctgtctgtctgtctgtctcactctccctctcttgctcttcctctctcacccaaccggtcgaggcagatggccgcccacccagagtctggttctgctcgaggtttctgcctgttaaaaggaagtttttcctcaccactgtcgccaagtgcttgctcatgggggaattgttggtttctttgtagataaaagagcttggtctgtaccagctctatatggaaagtgtcctgagacaacttctgttgtgatttggcgctatacaaataaaattgaattgaattgaattgaattgaatcagtGTTTACATTGTTTGGCCTCAAAAGTCAGTCAGTATACAAGAGTATAAAATAATGTTGTAATTCCTTTGATGAACACTGAATGACAGTCAGTGAATTTGTCTGATATGATTTTGTCTGCTAAGACTTGATTTCATGCTGTCAgttgcagcagaagaagagaagctcCATCAGATCACCTTCAACATCAACCATGTTCtctgtagctctgctgctgctgctgctgctgctgctgctgctgctgctgctgctgctgctgctgctgctgctgctgctgctggatcctGTGAGTCTCACTGAGGCAGAGACACTGACAGTCTGATCACAGCACACCCACTGTTCACTGCTATGACACTGATTCAGTATTCAACACGTTTTCCTCCacaggtgtgaagtgtgaacagttgacacagccagcctctgtgactgtgcagccaggtcaacgtctgaccatcacctgtcaggtctcttATACTGTTAGCAGCTACTTTACAGGTTGGTtcagacagcctgcagggaaaGGATGGAGTGGATTGGACATGCATCTGTTGGATCCACCACATCCTACAAAGATTCACTGAAGAACAAGTTCAGTATTGACTCAGACTCCTCCAGCAACACAGTGACTCTGAACGGGCAGAATGTGCAGCCTGGAGACACTGCTGTGCATTACTGTGCCAGagatccacaataacacaaaccatCAATAGATGTGAACAAAAGCCCCTCAGTACCTATCACTGATACACTGACAATGCACAAATGTACTTTTCCTTTAAACCAGATAATGTTGGCAGTTTCACTTCGATTGAGAAATTATGATTTGTAACTTTCTGCAGCTGAACTCAGACAAGACAGAAGTCATAATCTTTGGTCATGACCACCAAGCAAGCAAACTTGCAACCAAGATAAAATCTACAGCCAGAAATCTAGACATCACATTCAATTTGCAACTGAGCATCCAATCACATGTCAACAATCTCATACACATATCTCAAACACAAAATTCAGCCTAAGTGGGTTTCAAATTTAGAGTTGCCTAAATCAAATTTAACTGGCTGGTATCACAAGTCCTACATTATTGTTTCTCAAGACCAAGGAGTTTTCTTTTCTCGTGATATCCTGTAGACTTGGTCTGACTTATGTGCATTTTGTGAGAAAATTATTTTTCTATTATACTGTAGTTTAGTAATAGCCACTTACTGCAAAATGTAGAAACATTGTCAAATGGTAGAAATTATACTGAAACATGTCAGAGGGACTCTTGGAGGAATGActgatgtacagtaaacattcattctgcagtttcaccaaacagtaactgagatccaagtcaaatccagttccgcactgtgaggaggagtcaatgcaaaactcacatgtcttccacctctacttatctgactgcagagaggaggacagagaacagtggacacacagtttaacatgatggactataggacaggactgctgcttttaactctctgctgggcaggtgaggatctacactgatctgaatctaatatagcttttatttgtgtcatcagcttatttcacttgatgtttttgttcctcttgacaggtgttgatggtcagactctgacacaatctgaagcagtggttaaaacgtctggagaatctcacagattgacctgtacagcctctggattcTCATTCAGTGACTACAGCATGCAGTGGgtcagacaggctcctggaaaaggactggagtggatcGCTTTCATAAACAGTGGCAGTAGCGACATCtactactctgagtcagtgcaaggccggtttaccatctccagagacgacagcagacagcagctgtatctgcagatggacagtctgaagactgaagattctgctgaAATCATTGTCCAGATATGAATAAAGATACACTACATGTACATATTTCAGCCACATtaatgtttatattgtttggcCTCTAAAGTCAGTCACAACACTGGACTGTAAAATAATGTTGCAGTTCCTTTTCTAAACACTAAATGACAGTCAGTCAcgtttctctcttctctgtcacaATAAGGAGAATTTCATATCTGCCCATAAAAAAAGCCTGCAACTTTTCATGCAATTAAGACAGAGTTATTAACAAGTTAGACTTCACCATCAATAATGTTGATCACGTGTCACTAATTATAATCACAGAGacgtcagtgctgctgtttgttcaacacagctgtacatactgtatgtagtttctctcctctgactTTATTAAATATTTGTAGTCACCGCAGAGCCTAAAATTTGGCACTTTCATTTAGTCGAACTATTTCATCAGTTTACAAATGCAATCCACACCTCTGCAGGTGGAGGCTTTAACAGGAAGTTGCTGGCAGAGGCTGTGGATGGAGGATTGGGTCATGGGTAGTCAAGGCTAGTGGCAGAGGCTGAAGGTGGTGGCTTCTGCTGCATCTGTCTTTACAAATCTGCAGGTGGAAGCAGCAGTGCAGGTAGCTGGCAGAGGCTGAATGTAGAGGCTTCGGCTTCTGCTGTCTGCAAGAATCAGCAGATGCAAGTTGTTGGAAGAGGCTGGAGGTGGAAGTTTCATCTGTAGTTATCTGCCAGAGTCTGCAGGTACATGTCAGTCCTGCAGGATGCTGAGAGAACTGAAAGGTGCAAGTCTTGGCTAAGCTGTCTGCTAGAATTTACAAATGCAGGAATCTTTAAGATGTTGGCAGACGTTGTGGGTGAAGGTTCTGCTCTCAGCcctcagaaacaggaaaagtAAATTTTCTGCTGATCTGACTGTAAATGACAATAGTTCCAATCTCAATTTTGTTAGATTTTGTCTGCTATAATTTCGTCTTCTATAAAGATTTGATATCCTGCTGTCA is a window encoding:
- the LOC139343200 gene encoding antigen LPMC-61-like; the encoded protein is MVDVEDCQCLCLSETHRIQQQQQQQQQQQQQQQQQQQQQQQQQRTSLMLKCLCLSETHRIQQQQQQQQQQQQQQQQQQQQQQQQSYREHDCQCLCLSETHRIQQQQQQQQQQQQQQQQQQQQQQQRYREHGWIQQQQQQQQQQQQQQQQQQQQQRYREHDCETHRIQQQQQQQQQQQQQQQQQQQLQRT